In Cryptomeria japonica chromosome 10, Sugi_1.0, whole genome shotgun sequence, a genomic segment contains:
- the LOC131072576 gene encoding ADP-ribosylation factor 2 produces the protein MGLTFTKLFQRLFAKKEMRILMVGLDAAGKTTILYKLKLGEIVTTIPTIGFNVETVEYKNISFTVWDVGGQDKIRPLWRHYFQNTQGLIFVVDSNDRDRVVEARDELHRMLNEDELRDAVLLVFANKQDLPNAMNAAEITDKLGLHSLRQRHWYIQSTCATSGEGLYEGLDWLSNNIANKA, from the exons ATGGGTTTGACTTTTACCAAGCTTTTTCAACGGCTCTTTGCCAAAAAGGAGATGCGCATCCTAATGGTAGGGCTTGATGCAGCTGGTAAGACTACCATTTTGTACAAGCTCAAGCTGGGAGAGATCGTCACCACAATTCCAACTATTG GATTCAATGTAGAGACAGTTGAATACAAGAATATCAGCTTCACTGTTTGGGATGTGGGGGGCCAGGACAAG ATTCGACCACTTTGGAGACACTACTTCCAGAATACTCAGGGTCTTATCTTTGTGGTAGACAGCAATGATAGGGACCGTGTAGTTGAGGCAAGGGATGAGCTTCACAGGATGTTGAATGAG GATGAGTTGCGAGATGCTGTGCTCCTTGTGTTTGCAAACAAGCAGGATCTTCCAAATGCTATGAATGCTGCAGAGATCACTGACAAGCTTGGTTTGCACTCTCTACGTCAGCGCCATTG GTATATTCAGAGCACTTGTGCTACATCTGGTGAAGGCTTATATGAAGGCCTGGATTGGCTTTCAAACAACATTGCAAACAAG GCTTGA